In one Culex quinquefasciatus strain JHB chromosome 2, VPISU_Cqui_1.0_pri_paternal, whole genome shotgun sequence genomic region, the following are encoded:
- the LOC119766191 gene encoding uncharacterized protein K02A2.6-like: MDRMKSLARSYVYWPNVDDDVVQFVRQCKPCAAAAKSPTKATLESWPLPDRPWQRVHIDYAGPVDGYYYFVIVDAYSKWPEIFRTRAITATATLDMLRETCSRYGNPDVLVSDNGTQFTSGQFEEFCRANGVTHLRTAPYHPQSNGQAERFVDSLKRGLKKLSEGEGSPTLEHLQTFLSVYRSTPNRNTPNMTSPAEAFLGRPVRTTLDLLKKPVPATPIAVNHKQNEQFNRRHGAVKREFKDDDLVYAEYHQRNTKSWIPGRVVERKGSVNYIVQLDLEGRQRIVSSHVNQLRPRYDAEVPDQVQQRLPWEILIEEARPLLLADQEEPEAPIEIDIPVPDSPAPPALPGTEDPLEGGSGTNHFVLPEDAVHADKPVTPPKPPTLILPVGPRRPVRPSRIPRWLNMYDIS; this comes from the coding sequence ATGGACCGCATGAAGTCTCTGGCCCGCAGCTACGTTTACTGGCCGAACGTAGACGACGATGTGGTGCAGTTTGTTCGCCAGTGCAAACCGTGCGCTGCTGCAGCGAAATCCCCGACGAAGGCGACCCTCGAGTCGTGGCCTCTCCCGGACAGGCCGTGGCAACGTGTCCACATCGACTACGCTGGACCAGTCGATGGTTACTACTACTTCGTCATCGTGGATGCCTACTCCAAGTGGCCCGAGATCTTCCGCACTCGTGCCATAACCGCAACTGCAACCCTGGACATGCTTCGTGAGACCTGCTCCCGTTACGGCAACCCGGACGTCCTGGTCTCAGACAACGGAACGCAGTTCACCAGCGGGCAGTTCGAGGAGTTTTGCCGTGCAAATGGTGTCACCCACCTCCGCACTGCGCCCTATCACCCGCAGTCAAACGGCCAAGCGGAGCGATTCGTTGACTCACTCAAACGTGGCCTCAAGAAGTTGAGTGAGGGGGAAGGCTCGCCCACATTGGAGCACTTGCAAACGTTCTTGTCGGTGTACCGTTCCACGCCCAATCGGAACACACCGAACATGACGTCTCCAGCTGAAGCATTCCTTGGACGACCGGTGCGCACCACACTGGACCTGCTGAAGAAGCCTGTTCCTGCCACACCGATCGCCGTCAACCATAAGCAGAACGAGCAGTTCAACCGTCGGCATGGAGCCGTCAAGCGCGAGTTCAAGGACGATGACCTGGTCTACGCCGAGTACCACCAGCGCAACACCAAGTCCTGGATTCCCGGCCGTGTCGTCGAACGGAAAGGTTCCGTCAACTACATCGTGCAGCTGGACCTGGAAGGAAGACAGAGGATCGTGAGTTCGCACGTCAACCAGTTACGCCCTCGCTACGATGCTGAAGTTCCTGACCAAGTCCAACAACGTCTACCGTGGGAGATCCTGATCGAAGAAGCTCGACCGTTGCTGCTAGCCGACCAGGAAGAACCTGAAGCTCCCATTGAGATCGACATTCCTGTTCCGGACAGTCCCGCACCACCGGCCCTGCCTGGAACCGAAGATCCGCTGGAAGGTGGATCTGGCACAAATCACTTTGTGCTGCCTGAAGATGCCGTACACGCCGACAAGCCCGTTACGCCGCCGAAGCCGCCGACGCTGATACTTCCTGTTGGTCCACGACGTCCCGTTCGACCGTCCAGGATTCCACGGTGGCTGAACATGTACGACATCTCTTAA
- the LOC119766192 gene encoding uncharacterized protein K02A2.6-like, with protein sequence MLLGRRFVLETDHQPLLRIFGSHKGIPTHTSNRLQRLGLVLLCYNFGIDYVSTANFGYADVLSRLIDSAAKPEEEYVIAALYLEDDMSAVLEDSVGNTPVTSKMIAAATARDKVLKKVVQYLEGEWPASASEIDNLDVKAFYHRKESLALTQGCILFGQRVVVPETYRKRILQRLHHGHPGMVRMKSLARSFVYWPHIDKQVEDTVKQCADCAAAAKSPPHSPPEAWPTPAGPWQRIHIDYAGPIDGLYFLIIVDAFSRWPEIYPTTTTTARATIQFLRSTFARLGLPMVLVSDNAAQFTCDEFESYCKANGITHILTAPYHPQSNGQAERFVDTVKRGMKKINKGEPLQETLDVFLATYRSTPSGTTEQKSPSELLFGRQMRTTLDLLRPPPTPVAEMKTTAENDQRREFAPGDLVYAKVHKRNDWYWEAGKVIERLGSVNYNVWLDGQRSGLIRSHINQLRPRHESADSPARGRAVNLPLDILLGEFGFAQPTTEDDTQAAVVEGANQPGITEQPGNNDGLEPAVIQRPIRRASTGSIPPSCVPVPTTTITRSGREVRLPPRFDHYVMS encoded by the coding sequence ATGCTGCTGGGACGACGGTTCGTTCTGGAGACAGACCACCAGCCTCTGCTCCGCATCTTCGGGTCGCACAAGGGAATCCCGACACACACGTCCAACCGACTGCAACGACTGGGACTCGTTCTGCTGTGCTACAACTTTGGCATCGACTACGTCTCCACGGCGAACTTCGGGTACGCGGATGTACTCTCCAGACTCATCGATTCGGCGGCCAAGCCGGAGGAGGAGTACGTTATCGCCGCTCTGTATCTGGAGGACGACATGTCGGCGGTCTTGGAAGACTCCGTTGGCAACACACCTGTCACTTCCAAGATGATCGCCGCTGCTACCGCCCGGGACAAGGTGCTCAAGAAAGTGGTCCAGTACTTGGAAGGTGAGTGGCCGGCCAGCGCAAGCGAAATCGACAACCTGGACGTGAAGGCGTTCTACCACCGGAAGGAGAGCCTGGCGCTGACTCAGGGCTGCATTCTTTTCGGCCAACGAGTGGTGGTGCCGGAGACCTACCGAAAGCGGATCCTGCAACGCCTGCACCACGGTCACCCGGGCATGGTCCGGATGAAGAGTCTGGCTCGGAGTTTCGTCTACTGGCCGCACATCGACAAGCAGGTGGAGGACACGGTGAAGCAGTGCGCGGACTGTGCTGCAGCTGCCAAATCTCCCCCACACTCTCCACCAGAAGCCTGGCCAACACCAGCGGGACCATGGCAACGCATTCACATTGATTACGCGGGCCCGATCGATGGTCTCTACTTTCTCATCATCGTGGACGCTTTCTCGCGATGGCCTGAGATCTACCCGACAACGACCACGACCGCTAGGGCCACGATCCAGTTTCTTCGAAGCACGTTCGCACGCCTTGGCCTGCCGATGGTGCTCGTGTCGGACAACGCTGCTCAGTTCACTTGCGACGAGTTTGAGTCCTACTGCAAGGCGAACGGAATCACCCACATCCTCACCGCGCCCTACCATCCGCAATCGAACGGGCAAGCGGAACGCTTTGTGGACACCGTCAAGCGAGGAATGAAGAAAATCAACAAGGGAGAGCCACTGCAGGAGACACTCGACGTGTTTCTGGCAACGTACAGGTCGACGCCGAGCGGAACAACCGAGCAGAAGTCACCAAGTGAACTGCTGTTTGGACGTCAAATGCGCACCACACTCGACCTACTGCGACCACCACCAACACCGGTTGCTGAGATGAAGACGACTGCTGAGAACGACCAGAGACGAGAATTTGCACCTGGCGACTTGGTGTATGCGAAGGTGCACAAGCGGAACGACTGGTACTGGGAGGCAGGAAAGGTCATCGAAAGGCTCGGCTCGGTGAACTACAACGTGTGGTTGGACGGCCAACGTTCGGGGCTGATCCGGTCGCATATCAACCAGCTTCGTCCACGGCACGAGTCAGCGGATTCGCCGGCGCGCGGTCGCGCTGTTAACCTTCCGCTGGACATTCTCCTGGGCGAGTTTGGGTTCGCTCAACCAACAACTGAGGACGACACGCAAGCAGCTGTGGTGGAAGGCGCGAACCAACCAGGAATCACCGAGCAACCTGGCAACAACGATGGACTGGAACCAGCTGTGATCCAACGGCCGATCCGGCGGGCTTCGACGGGAAGTATTCCGCCGAGTTGCGTTCCcgtgccgacgacgacgatcacCAGGAGTGGACGCGAGGTTCGGCTGCCGCCGAGGTTTGATCACTACGTGATGTCTTAA
- the LOC119766193 gene encoding uncharacterized protein K02A2.6-like, translating to MPPKVTPKKDGPQQQPDLTAILAQLTAYLENQSKTQEALLEQLSSGLVFDKWYSRHEEAFNKGGEKLEEADKVRLLVRKLSSVDHDRYVNYILPENPPDRSFQNTVDTLKEMFGHQTSVFFRRYQCLQTTKRNAEDFVTYASTVNRACEDFNIRTITSDQFKCLVFVAGLQSERYKDIRTRLLAKMEGETAEHPMTLKKLLLECQHLDNLKHDTAVIEGPKPAVKAVQQDRSGFRESGKPERKFDNRNPAKATPRRPCWQCGQMHFVADCSYTKHTCKTCGKVGHKEGYCACCSKPSGSGEGASHTAPGGGKKKHKEAGRRRGHSNGVYAVNKEARLRIGLHHHLDGFTSLLGNPETIPTELRVATASGKPLPLELEFECDVTFRGTTKRSVCYVTPVRGFKVLGSDLMEAFGLYDIPINDFCKQLTTAEDSLACGAALKVKFPAVFQEGLGRCTKTKIQLFLIDGAKPVFKPKRPVPFHSQRLVEKELNRLQDMGVLEPVDYSDWAAPIVAVRKAQRDADGDPVVRICADYSTGLNAVLEANKYPLPTPDDIFAKLAGSKFFSVIDLSDAYLQMEVEEESQKLLTMNTHKGLFKVKRLPPGVKPAPGAFQKVVDNMLAGQEGAASFLDDVLVFGRTRAEHDRNLEQTLQRIQDFGFRLKIEKCKFYMTEVKYLGHIINQNGIRTDPGKVSAISQMPPPKNLTELRSFLGAVNYYAKFIKEMHQLRRPLDLLLKKDAKWAWSDDCQRSFERFKELLKSDLMLTHYNPTLDIIVAADASQTGIGATIRHRFLTVRRR from the exons ATGCCCCCGAAGGTGACGCCGAAGAAGGACGGGCCGCAGCAGCAGCCGGATCTCACGGCGATTCTGGCGCAGCTCACCGCCTACTTGGAGAACCAGTCCAAAACCCAGGAGGCTCTCCTCGAGCAGCTCTCAA GCGGACTGGTCTTCGACAAGTGGTACTCCCGGCACGAGGAGGCCTTCAACAAGGGCGGGGAGAAGCTGGAGGAAGCGGACAAAGTGCGGCTGCTCGTGCGAAAGCTGTCCTCGGTGGATCACGACCGCTACGTGAACTACATCCTACCGGAGAACCCACCGGACAGATCGTTCCAGAACACGGTGGACACGCTTAAGGAGATGTTCGGGCACCAAACGTCCGTGTTCTTCCGGCGCTACCAGTGTCTGCAGACGACCAAGCGGAATGCGGAGGATTTCGTCACGTACGCCAGTACCGTCAACCGAGCGTGCGAGGATTTCAACATCCGGACGATTACCTCCGACCAGTTCAAGTGCCTGGTGTTTGTCGCTGGTCTGCAGTCGGAGCGGTACAAGGACATCCGGACCCGGTTGCTGGCGAAAATGGAAGGCGAGACGGCGGAGCACCCGATGACTCTCAAGAAGCTGTTATTGGAGTGCCAGCATTTGGACAACCTCAAACACGACACTGCTGTTATTGAGGGTCCGAAGCCGGCCGTCAAAGCGGTCCAGCAGGATCGCAGCGGTTTTCGCGAGTCGGGCAAACCGGAACGGAAGTTCGACAACAGGAATCCGGCCAAGGCAACCCCACGACGTCCGTGCTGGCAGTGCGGGCAGATGCACTTTGTTGCAGACTGCTCGTACACGAAACACACCTGCAAGACGTGCGGCAAAGTGGGACACAAGGAAGGATACTGTGCTTGCTGCTCCAAACCCTCCGGTTCCGGAGAAGGTGCATCACACACAGCACCCGGAGGCGGCAAGAAGAAGCACAAAGAAGCGGGCCGACGGCGGGGACACTCAAACGGAGTGTACGCTGTCAACAAGGAAG CTCGACTGCGGATCGGACTACACCATCATCTCGACGGATTCACTTCCCTGCTCGGCAACCCAGAAACCATTCCGACGGAACTGCGGGTGGCCACAGCCTCAGGCAAACCCCTTCCGCTGGAATTGGAGTTCGAGTGTGACGTCACGTTCCGCGGGACCACCAAGCGTTCCGTGTGCTACGTCACTCCTGTGCGCGGTTTCAAGGTTCTTGGGAGCGACCTGATGGAAGCTTTCGGGCTGTACGACATTCCGATCAACGACTTCTGCAAGCAACTCACAACTGCGGAGGACTCGTTGGCGTGTGGTGCCGCGCTGAAGGTGAAATTTCCGGCGGTGTTCCAGGAAGGACTCGGACGGTGCACGAAAACGAAGATCCAGCTGTTCCTGATCGACGGGGCGAAGCCGGTCTTCAAGCCTAAGCGGCCAGTGCCGTTCCACTCGCAGCGGCTGGTCGAGAAGGAGCTCAACCGATTGCAGGACATGGGAGTGCTGGAGCCGGTCGACTACTCGGACTGGGCGGCACCCATCGTGGCAGTTCGGAAGGCGCAGCGCGACGCAGACGGAGATCCGGTGGTCCGCATTTGCGCGGATTACTCGACCGGGTTGAACGCTGTGCTGGAGGCGAACAAGTACCCTCTCCCTACCCCCGACGACATCTTCGCAAAGCTGGCTGGCAGCAAGTTCTTCAGCGTGATTGACCTGTCGGACGCTTATCTGCAGATGGAGGTAGAGGAGGAGTCGCAGAAGCTGTTGACTATGAACACACACAAGGGGCTGTTCAAGGTCAAGCGTCTGCCGCCGGGAGTGAAACCCGCTCCTGGAGCCTTCCAGAAGGTCGTTGACAACATGCTCGCCGGCCAGGAAGGAGCGGCGTCGTTCCTCGACGACGTGCTGGTGTTTGGCCGAACGCGCGCGGAGCACGACCGGAACTTGGAGCAAACGCTGCAGCGGATCCAAGATTTCGGTTTCCGGCTCAAGATCGAGAAGTGCAAGTTCTACATGACGGAGGTGAAGTACCTGGGCCACATCATCAACCAAAACGGAATCCGCACCGACCCGGGGAAAGTGTCTGCCATCTCGCAGATGCCACCGCCGAAGAACCTCACCGAGCTGCGTTCGTTCTTGGGCGCGGTCAACTACTACGCGAAGTTCATCAAGGAGATGCACCAGCTGCGTAGGCCACTCGATCTGCTGCTGAAGAAGGACGCAAAGTGGGCCTGGTCGGACGACTGCCAACGATCGTTCGAGCGCttcaaggagctgctcaagtCTGACCTGATGCTGACCCACTACAACCCGACGCTGGACATTATCGTGGCCGCTGACGCTTCGCAAACCGGAATCGGCGCCACAATCCGACATCGTTTCCTGACGGTTCGGAGAAGATAA